The following is a genomic window from Crocinitomicaceae bacterium.
CAACGGTGAAAGTAAAAACTGCTGAAGGGATAAAGGGTACCATTGTTAACTCATACGGATTTTATTCTATCACATTGCCACAGGGCGATTACCCAATTGAAATTTCTTTCATTGGATTCAGCACCATTTCTGATACCATTATTTTACTCAGTGATATTCAACGTGATTTTGAATTGAAAGAATCAGGATTACTGAATGAAGTTGAAATAACGGCAGAGGCGAGCAATGATAATATTACATCAACTGAAATGAGTAAAAATGAACTCAGCATTGCAGAAATTAAAAAACTGCCTGCCTTAATGGGTGAGGTAGATATTATCAAAGCCATTCAACTATTACCGGGTGTACAGTCAGTAGGTGAGGGCGGTTCAGGGTTTTATGTGCGTGGTGGTGCGGTTGATCAGAACTTAATTTTATTGGATGAGGCAAACGTATATAATGCCTCTCACTTGATGGGTTTTTTTTCTGTTTTTAATCCTGATGTTGTTAAAGATGTTCAATTATATAAGGGCGGAATTCCGGCTGAATATGGTGGACGACTTTCATCAGTATTAGACATTAAAATGATAGACGGAAATTATAAAAACTTCACCGCTGAGGGAGGCATTGGAACCATTTCATCAAGAGCTACTATTGGCGGACCTATTGTTAAAGATCGTGGGTCATTTGTCATTTCCGGTAGACGAACTTATGCTGATATCTTTCTTAATTTTTCATCTAAAGAAGAACTTAAAAACAGTACGCTTTATTTTTATGATGCAAACATTAAATTGAATTATAAACTCAATGACAACAACCGAATTTATTTGTCAGGATATTTTGGACGCGATGTGTTTGGCATTGACAGTATGTTTAGAATGGACTGGGGCAATGCAACAGCTACTTTGAGATGGAATCATGTTTTCAGTAACAAGCTCTTTTTAAATACAACCGCTACATTTTCTAACTACGATTATTTTTTAGGTGAGCCTACCGGAAAAGAAGCGTATGAATGGACTTCGAATATTCAGGATTATTATTTGAAAACTGATTTTTCATATTTCATCAATCCGGACAATACGTTGAAATTTGGAGGACTTGCCTCATATCACCGCATTGATCCCGGTATGGCAGTGGGTACCGGAGTTTCAATTCTTGAAGAATTTGTTGTATCAAAAACTAACGGCCTTGAGTACGCATTTTATGTGAGTCACAAAATTAAATTCAACAACCGGTGGACAGCTAATTACGGTTTACGGTATTCTATTTTTCAAAATATTGGTCCGGGAACATATTACACATATGATGAAAATTTCAAAGTGAAAGACACATCAGAATATAGTAAAGGAGAAGTATTTAATACCTATGCCGGATTTGAGCCGCGTGCTGGATTAACGTTTGTACTTAATGAATACAGCTCATTAAAATTAAGCTACAACAGAACACGTCAATATATTCAACTGGCGTCTAATTCAACTTCATCATCACCTTTAGACATTTGGTTTCCATGCAGCCCGAATGTAAAACCACAAATTGCTGACCAAATTGCACTCGGATATTTTGTTAATCTTTATAAAGATGCATACGAAACATCAGTTGAAGTATATTACAAAGAGATGCAAAACGCTATTGATTTTAAAGATCACGCCACCTTGTTGTTGAATCCATACATGGAAGGTGAGTTACGTTTTGGACGTGCATGGGCATATGGTTCAGAGTTCATGGTAAAAAAATCAACCGGAAAATTAACCGGATGGATCAGTTATACTTTGTCACGCACGCAGAAACAAATTGATGGTATTAATAACAACAAACCATATCTGGCAAAATCAGATCAAACCCATAATTTGAGTGTGACCGTATCGTATGAATTTTCAAAACAATTATCTGTTTCAGCTAATTTCATATACAGTACCGGCTCAGCAGTTACCATGCCAATAGGTAAATATGAATACATGGGCATGGTGATTCCGCTTTATTCAGATCGCAATGCGAAAAGATTACCTGATTATCATCGGTTAGATTTTGCTGCAACTTGGAAAGTAAAACAAAAAGAAGGAAAGCGTTGGCAAAGTGAATGGGTGTTTAGTGTATACAACGTCTACAATAGAGCAAATGCATATCAGATTAATTTTAAGCAAAATCCTGACAATGCAAATGAAACAGTAGCTGAGATGATGTATTTATTTGGTATCATTCCATCAATCACGTATAATTTTAAATTCTGATGCAAAAAAAATATTTCTTTATATGCTTGTTGATTCTGGGCAGCGGTTTTATGTCTTGCAAGAAAATAATTGATATAGAATTAGAAGAAGGAGACCGTGTGTTGGTGGTTGATGCATGGTTTACTACTGAATCTAAAGTGCATGAAATAAGATTAACCCAAAGCACTGATTTTTATGACAGTGAACCAATACCTCAGGTGAGTGGTGCTGAGGTAAATATTACAGGTGGGGGAGAAACATTTTATTTTACAGAAACAGCTCCGGGGATTTATCATTCTGCTTCGGGAGTATCTGCAAAAATGCACACGAATTATACGCTGAATATTACCTACAATGGCATTACATATTCTGGTGCGGATTATTGTGACACTGTGCCGGTTTTAGAAGATATGATACCGTATCCGGCTTTTGATGATGATGGAATTTTACTTGGTTATGATGTGCTAATTTGGACAACTGAATTGGCAGGCTTTGGTGATTATTACGCTTGGCGTGTTTTGAAAAATGGACACTATGAATCAGATACCTTGAGTGACATTGATTTTGGCTCTGATGATTATATTGGTGATGGTTTGTATTTTGAAGCTTGGCCTATTTCATTTATTGAAGAATTAAATTCTGGTGATACCCTTAGGCTTGAGCAACACAATATCACAAAATCTACTTATGATGCTTTTATGGCTGTGATGCTTGAAACCGAATGGCGCGGCGGAATTTTTGACGCACCTCCTTCTAATGTCCCTTCTAATATTTCTAATGGCGCCATGGGACATTTCACCGTTTCATCTGTGTCAACATTTGATTTTATTGTGCCATAAAATTGAGTTTAGCGGTCTCTTGTTCTGTGATCAATCTGAAATTACTGACGATGATTAACCTTGAAAAATGGAAGAATAATTTTTCAAAATTTAGCGTCAAAAAATCATTAAAAAATAAACAGCCTTGTTAATCTCTTTGTCCAATCGTAAACTCAATACGCCCATTCATAAATTTATCATTGATTTAATGGTTTGAACTTAGATACAAGTACGTGAAATTTATATCTTTACCCAATCTAAAAATTACTTATGAAAAAACTTTTCGCTTTATTCAGTTTGGTGCTACTGAC
Proteins encoded in this region:
- a CDS encoding TonB-dependent receptor, with protein sequence MKSCLIFFMFFLSAGIFCQQKFTLSGHVTSAQTGESLIGATVKVKTAEGIKGTIVNSYGFYSITLPQGDYPIEISFIGFSTISDTIILLSDIQRDFELKESGLLNEVEITAEASNDNITSTEMSKNELSIAEIKKLPALMGEVDIIKAIQLLPGVQSVGEGGSGFYVRGGAVDQNLILLDEANVYNASHLMGFFSVFNPDVVKDVQLYKGGIPAEYGGRLSSVLDIKMIDGNYKNFTAEGGIGTISSRATIGGPIVKDRGSFVISGRRTYADIFLNFSSKEELKNSTLYFYDANIKLNYKLNDNNRIYLSGYFGRDVFGIDSMFRMDWGNATATLRWNHVFSNKLFLNTTATFSNYDYFLGEPTGKEAYEWTSNIQDYYLKTDFSYFINPDNTLKFGGLASYHRIDPGMAVGTGVSILEEFVVSKTNGLEYAFYVSHKIKFNNRWTANYGLRYSIFQNIGPGTYYTYDENFKVKDTSEYSKGEVFNTYAGFEPRAGLTFVLNEYSSLKLSYNRTRQYIQLASNSTSSSPLDIWFPCSPNVKPQIADQIALGYFVNLYKDAYETSVEVYYKEMQNAIDFKDHATLLLNPYMEGELRFGRAWAYGSEFMVKKSTGKLTGWISYTLSRTQKQIDGINNNKPYLAKSDQTHNLSVTVSYEFSKQLSVSANFIYSTGSAVTMPIGKYEYMGMVIPLYSDRNAKRLPDYHRLDFAATWKVKQKEGKRWQSEWVFSVYNVYNRANAYQINFKQNPDNANETVAEMMYLFGIIPSITYNFKF
- a CDS encoding DUF4249 domain-containing protein, with amino-acid sequence MQKKYFFICLLILGSGFMSCKKIIDIELEEGDRVLVVDAWFTTESKVHEIRLTQSTDFYDSEPIPQVSGAEVNITGGGETFYFTETAPGIYHSASGVSAKMHTNYTLNITYNGITYSGADYCDTVPVLEDMIPYPAFDDDGILLGYDVLIWTTELAGFGDYYAWRVLKNGHYESDTLSDIDFGSDDYIGDGLYFEAWPISFIEELNSGDTLRLEQHNITKSTYDAFMAVMLETEWRGGIFDAPPSNVPSNISNGAMGHFTVSSVSTFDFIVP